From a single Deltaproteobacteria bacterium HGW-Deltaproteobacteria-6 genomic region:
- the amrB gene encoding AmmeMemoRadiSam system protein B gives MGKIRRSVIAGSWYPGDPSVLRSDITRYFQNVPDRGLKGEIVGLIVPHAGYIYSGQVAAHAYKMIQGRKYDAVVLIGPSHRVAFSGVSIYDNGAYETPLGLIPVDETIAGELKNITDIIIDFPAAHTQEHALEIQLPFLQIALGNFSLIPLVMGDQDAATCRELADVVSQVSKNRHVLIVASSDLSHFHDYKKASQLDGIVLKHIQDNNVEGLLDSLAHNETEACGGGPMAVAMLAANKLGAHHSLLLEYANSGDVTGDKRSVVGYTSAIYYR, from the coding sequence ATGGGGAAAATAAGAAGATCCGTCATAGCCGGTTCCTGGTATCCCGGGGACCCCTCCGTGTTAAGAAGCGACATCACCAGGTATTTTCAAAATGTGCCCGATCGGGGTCTGAAGGGAGAAATTGTCGGTTTAATTGTGCCCCATGCCGGCTATATTTATTCCGGCCAGGTTGCGGCTCATGCCTATAAAATGATTCAGGGCAGGAAATATGATGCGGTTGTTCTTATCGGACCTAGTCACAGGGTTGCTTTTAGCGGCGTATCGATATATGATAATGGCGCTTATGAAACACCTTTGGGTCTGATCCCTGTTGATGAAACTATTGCTGGTGAACTGAAAAATATAACTGATATTATCATTGATTTTCCTGCTGCTCACACACAGGAACATGCTTTAGAGATTCAACTTCCTTTTCTGCAGATTGCTCTGGGGAATTTTTCGTTGATACCGCTGGTAATGGGGGATCAGGATGCTGCGACTTGCCGGGAACTTGCAGACGTGGTCAGTCAGGTGTCCAAAAATCGTCACGTGTTGATTGTGGCCAGCAGTGATCTGTCTCATTTTCATGATTATAAAAAAGCAAGCCAATTGGACGGGATTGTACTCAAACACATTCAAGATAATAATGTTGAAGGACTCTTGGACAGTTTAGCTCATAATGAAACCGAAGCGTGCGGCGGCGGGCCGATGGCCGTGGCCATGTTGGCGGCAAACAAACTGGGCGCTCATCATTCGCTGCTTCTGGAATATGCCAATTCGGGAGACGTGACGGGGGATAAGAGATCAGTGGTCGGTTACACATCAGCAATTTATTATCGATAA
- a CDS encoding AMMECR1 domain-containing protein, whose protein sequence is MELTDQEKKALLDIAKRAIMAKAGNRELPKLTIDLPILNEKRGAFVTLKKRGHLRGCIGYIKAVKPLGDTVQEMAIAAAFHDPRFPSVKGDEIRDLSFEISVLSPLQKIKDIEDIEVGKHGLYIVRGYNSGLLLPQVATEYGWDRETFLKETCYKAGLPPKAWKDKETEIYIFSADYFSDKD, encoded by the coding sequence ATGGAATTAACGGATCAGGAAAAAAAGGCACTTCTGGACATTGCCAAAAGAGCAATTATGGCAAAGGCCGGCAATAGAGAATTACCTAAATTAACAATTGATTTACCGATTCTCAATGAAAAAAGAGGCGCTTTTGTCACACTAAAGAAACGGGGACATCTGCGCGGGTGTATCGGTTATATTAAGGCGGTCAAACCGCTGGGAGATACGGTGCAGGAAATGGCCATCGCCGCTGCCTTTCATGATCCACGTTTCCCGTCGGTCAAGGGTGATGAGATCCGCGATTTGAGCTTTGAAATATCTGTGTTAAGCCCCCTTCAAAAGATTAAAGATATAGAGGATATTGAAGTAGGGAAGCATGGTTTGTACATCGTTCGGGGGTATAATTCCGGTTTGCTTTTGCCGCAGGTGGCAACGGAATATGGATGGGACAGAGAAACTTTTTTGAAAGAAACTTGTTATAAAGCCGGTTTGCCTCCCAAAGCATGGAAAGATAAAGAAACTGAAATATATATTTTTTCCGCAGATTATTTCAGCGATAAGGATTAG
- the rpmG gene encoding 50S ribosomal protein L33, giving the protein MRNNIILACTECKQKNYTTTKNKRTMQNRLEMKKYCKFCRGHKLHRETK; this is encoded by the coding sequence ATGAGAAATAATATCATTTTAGCTTGTACGGAATGCAAACAGAAAAATTATACAACGACAAAAAATAAGCGCACCATGCAAAACCGCCTGGAAATGAAAAAATATTGCAAGTTTTGTCGTGGGCACAAACTTCATAGGGAAACGAAGTAG
- a CDS encoding preprotein translocase subunit SecE, with protein sequence MERIKLLMNKAVQFVSQAKAELKKVAWPTRKQTLASTGVVMVIVAVMALYLGIIDLILAKLVKFILG encoded by the coding sequence ATGGAAAGAATCAAGTTGCTCATGAATAAGGCAGTACAGTTTGTTTCCCAGGCGAAGGCTGAATTGAAAAAGGTTGCCTGGCCGACAAGGAAACAAACATTGGCCTCCACCGGTGTTGTCATGGTTATTGTTGCGGTTATGGCTCTTTATCTGGGAATTATTGACTTAATTCTCGCAAAACTAGTCAAGTTTATTTTAGGTTAA
- a CDS encoding transcription termination/antitermination protein NusG — protein MAFKWYVVHTYSGFENKVKLSLQERIELAGKQDCFSDILIPEEDVVELISGEKKTSKRKFFPGYILVRMEMSDENWHIVKDTPKVTGFIGSKDKPSPIPDKDVENLKVRIDEGTLKPKPKFKFDVGDHVKIIDGPFTNFDGVIDEVRPEKSKLRVIVSIFGRPTPVELDFIQVTQGQ, from the coding sequence ATGGCTTTTAAATGGTACGTCGTACATACTTATTCGGGATTTGAAAATAAGGTTAAGCTGAGTCTGCAGGAAAGAATTGAACTGGCCGGCAAGCAGGATTGTTTTTCCGATATTCTTATCCCGGAAGAAGATGTCGTGGAGCTGATTTCAGGAGAGAAGAAAACCTCCAAGCGCAAGTTTTTCCCGGGCTACATTCTGGTGCGCATGGAAATGAGCGATGAAAACTGGCATATCGTCAAAGACACGCCGAAAGTGACGGGTTTTATCGGCAGCAAGGATAAACCTTCACCGATTCCTGATAAAGATGTTGAAAATCTGAAGGTAAGAATCGACGAAGGGACGCTCAAACCAAAACCAAAATTCAAGTTCGATGTGGGCGATCATGTAAAAATTATCGATGGACCTTTCACTAATTTTGACGGTGTCATTGATGAAGTTCGACCGGAAAAGAGCAAGCTTCGGGTGATTGTCAGCATTTTCGGCCGTCCCACACCGGTGGAACTGGATTTCATCCAGGTCACCCAGGGACAGTAA
- the rplK gene encoding 50S ribosomal protein L11, whose product MAKKVIANIKLQIKAGKATPSPPIGPALGQHGVNIMEFCKAYNALTQSQEGMIVPVVITVYADRSFTFITKTPPASVLLKQAAKVAKGAADPKREKVGVVTAKQVQEIAQLKFNDLNAVNIEGAVKIIAGTARSMGIEIAG is encoded by the coding sequence ATGGCAAAAAAAGTTATTGCGAATATTAAATTGCAGATTAAAGCGGGAAAGGCGACACCATCACCCCCGATCGGACCAGCGCTCGGACAGCACGGCGTTAACATCATGGAGTTTTGCAAGGCCTACAATGCTTTAACGCAGAGTCAGGAAGGCATGATTGTCCCCGTCGTCATTACGGTTTATGCGGACCGGTCATTTACATTTATCACCAAAACGCCGCCGGCTTCCGTATTGCTCAAACAGGCGGCAAAAGTTGCCAAGGGAGCGGCTGATCCCAAAAGGGAAAAAGTGGGAGTAGTCACCGCCAAGCAGGTTCAGGAAATTGCTCAGTTGAAATTCAATGATTTGAACGCCGTCAATATCGAAGGCGCGGTCAAGATTATTGCCGGTACGGCAAGGTCAATGGGAATTGAAATAGCAGGTTAA
- a CDS encoding 50S ribosomal protein L1, with product MLRRGKRILAAKAKVEPTKRYTLKEATEMIVSMGGVKFDETVDAAVRLGVNPAHADQMVRGSVVLPNGLGKTVRVLVFAKGDKEKEALEAGADLVGSDEIIEKIKGGWLDFDRVIATPDMMGSVGKIAKILGPRGLMPNPKVGTVTFDIANAVKELKAGKVEFRVEKAGIIHSPVGKLSFGAEKLGENLNALLEIIIKLKPASSKGTYIKSIAISSTMGAGVRIDPLDIKSAS from the coding sequence ATGTTAAGACGAGGCAAACGCATTTTAGCAGCGAAGGCTAAAGTTGAGCCGACGAAGCGTTATACGCTTAAAGAGGCTACGGAAATGATTGTATCAATGGGTGGGGTCAAATTTGACGAGACGGTGGACGCCGCCGTTCGGTTAGGCGTCAACCCGGCTCATGCCGATCAGATGGTTCGCGGCAGTGTTGTTCTTCCCAATGGTTTGGGCAAAACGGTGCGCGTGCTGGTTTTCGCCAAGGGAGATAAGGAAAAAGAAGCGCTGGAAGCCGGGGCGGATTTAGTCGGCAGCGACGAAATCATTGAAAAAATTAAAGGCGGCTGGTTGGACTTTGACCGCGTGATCGCCACTCCTGATATGATGGGTTCCGTGGGCAAAATTGCAAAAATTTTAGGTCCGCGCGGATTAATGCCCAATCCCAAAGTTGGAACGGTAACGTTTGATATCGCCAATGCCGTGAAAGAGCTTAAAGCCGGTAAAGTCGAATTCCGCGTGGAAAAAGCCGGCATCATTCATTCGCCGGTGGGCAAGCTTTCTTTTGGCGCTGAAAAATTAGGTGAAAACCTCAATGCGCTTCTGGAAATCATTATCAAATTGAAGCCTGCCTCCAGCAAAGGAACTTATATTAAGAGTATTGCGATATCCAGTACCATGGGCGCGGGTGTGCGGATTGATCCTCTGGATATTAAGAGCGCAAGTTAA
- the rplJ gene encoding 50S ribosomal protein L10: protein MLDRKTKEQIVSELQEKLKQAKLGVLTSFNAMNVLKMEALRNALRKNDAELKVVKNTLLGIASKETDFQILSDHFKWPVAVVLSYKDPVAPAKALIEFAKKNPELEIKVGVLDGKLLTKQELTALAELPSREVLLGKLVSVMAAVPTSFVTVLSGVPRSFVQVLNAYCDKKKTLN from the coding sequence ATATTGGATCGGAAAACGAAAGAACAAATTGTATCCGAGCTTCAGGAGAAACTTAAGCAGGCCAAGCTGGGCGTTTTAACCAGTTTTAACGCGATGAACGTTTTAAAAATGGAAGCCCTGAGAAACGCACTTCGTAAGAACGATGCCGAATTAAAAGTTGTCAAAAACACCCTTTTGGGTATTGCCTCGAAAGAGACTGACTTCCAGATTCTTTCGGACCATTTCAAATGGCCTGTTGCCGTTGTCTTGAGCTATAAAGACCCGGTGGCGCCGGCAAAAGCATTGATCGAGTTTGCCAAGAAGAATCCTGAATTGGAAATAAAAGTCGGTGTGCTTGACGGTAAGCTGTTAACGAAACAGGAACTGACTGCTTTAGCCGAATTACCCAGCAGAGAGGTTCTTCTGGGCAAACTGGTTTCTGTCATGGCGGCGGTACCGACATCGTTTGTTACTGTTTTAAGCGGCGTTCCGAGAAGCTTTGTGCAAGTGCTCAATGCCTATTGTGACAAGAAAAAAACTTTAAACTAA
- a CDS encoding 50S ribosomal protein L7/L12 — protein MADQITKEDVVKFIENMTVLELSALVKELEEKFGVSAAAPMMAAVAMPGAAPAAAAEEQTEFNAILTGFGAEKIQVIKVVRAITGLGLKEAKDLVEGVPKAIKEGVAKDEAADIKKKIEEVGGTVEIK, from the coding sequence ATGGCTGATCAAATAACGAAGGAAGATGTCGTAAAATTTATTGAAAATATGACCGTGCTGGAGCTTTCCGCTCTGGTGAAAGAACTGGAAGAGAAGTTCGGTGTTTCCGCCGCCGCTCCCATGATGGCCGCCGTTGCAATGCCCGGCGCCGCACCTGCCGCCGCTGCTGAGGAACAGACAGAGTTCAATGCCATCCTGACCGGTTTCGGCGCAGAAAAAATTCAGGTCATCAAAGTGGTTCGCGCAATTACCGGACTGGGCTTGAAAGAAGCTAAAGATCTGGTGGAAGGTGTGCCCAAGGCGATTAAGGAAGGCGTTGCTAAAGACGAAGCTGCCGATATCAAGAAGAAAATTGAAGAAGTGGGCGGAACTGTCGAGATTAAATAA
- the rpoB gene encoding DNA-directed RNA polymerase subunit beta, translating to MGDFRKNFGRVKQIQEIPNLIEIQTRSYEKFLQAAVPLLKRRNIGLQGAFKSVFPISDFSGKCSLEFVSYKIGDVRYDMKECVQKGMTYAAPLKIVVRLVVFDTDRLADGKINREAAETKPIRDIKEQEIYFGEIPLMTENGTFIVNGSERVIVSQLHRSPGIFFDHDKGKTVASGKLIYSARVIPIRGSWLDLEFDSKDLLYVRIDRRRKMPVTILLKAMGNSTEFILNYFYHIEKITLEGEKVYFAVDESLTGQKAPEDIKDPKSDDAIVKKGRKLTKPLLKKVMDAGVKRVAIKEPDLTGKVLSSDVHDPATGEILFRCNEELPLNGLEIAQEKGVKELKFIHIDEDIDNASIRDTLLMDHIDTAEDAIMEIYRRLRPSNPPTPETAAKFFNSLFFEPETYDLSDVGRAKMNYKLHLNVSTDLTVLRNEDILASVKYLIDLKNGAGECSVDDIDHLGNRRVRSVGELIENQYRIGLVRMERAIKEKMSLQDIETMMPHDLINAKPVSAVVNEFFGSSQLSQFMDQTNPLSEITHKRRLSALGPGGLTRERAGFEVRDVHSTHYGRICPVETPEGPNIGLIVSLSTYARVNEFGFIETPYRMVENGKVLEDVKFMTAIEEENQLIAPADRPLDKKGRFEEELISVRKGGDFISAMPEEIKMMDIAPNQLVSVAAALIPFLEHDDANRALMGSNMQRQAVPLMCPEVPVVGTGMEAIVARDSGAVVVARRSGVVETVDASRIVVRADKPEEDGLDTGVDIYTLSKYQRSNQDTCFNQKPIVAVGDRVHKRDILADGPATDNGELALGRNVMVAFMSWGGYNYEDSILVSERIVKEDIYTSIHIEEFETMARDTKLGKEEITRDIPNVGEEALRNLDESGIIRIGVSVKPGDILVGKITPKGETQLSAEEKLLRAIFGEKASDVRDTSLRVPPGVEGTVIDAKIFTRKGADKDLRSQSIEEDAIERLTKDRDDEIRILAESIKKDIAKLVIGKTAAGKIVDVKKKTLLKKGDKITKEIWVDIPFTYWKDITLAENDGSEEKLTNLLSIMERKIDFVKAHFEEKLDKIKASDELPPGVIKMVKVYVAIKRKLSVGDKMAGRHGNKGVLSRILPEEDMPYFADGSTVDIILNPLGVPSRMNVGQILETHLGWAAKSIGEGLNELLEKNNNLNQIKNELKKTYSTPEFDDYLDKASAEDIKRFVGRLKKGMLVASPVFDGCPEPQIRKLLDTAGLPEAGQSLLFDGRTGEPFDQEVTVGIIYMLKLHHLVDNKIHARSIGPYSLVTQQPLGGKAQFGGQRLGEMEVWAMEAYGASYTLQEFLTVKSDDVAGRTRIYESIVKGEHTFEPGLPESFNVLVKELQSLGLDVELIEEE from the coding sequence ATGGGTGACTTTAGAAAAAACTTTGGCCGTGTAAAGCAAATACAGGAGATCCCCAATCTAATTGAAATCCAGACACGATCTTATGAAAAGTTCCTGCAAGCCGCTGTACCGCTGCTGAAAAGGCGCAACATCGGCTTGCAGGGTGCTTTCAAGAGCGTGTTTCCGATTTCGGATTTCAGTGGAAAGTGTTCTCTGGAATTTGTCAGCTACAAGATTGGTGATGTCCGGTATGATATGAAGGAGTGTGTCCAGAAAGGCATGACCTATGCCGCTCCTTTGAAGATTGTGGTCAGACTGGTGGTATTTGATACCGACCGGCTTGCCGACGGCAAGATCAATCGTGAAGCGGCTGAGACCAAACCGATCCGTGATATTAAAGAGCAGGAAATTTACTTCGGTGAAATTCCGCTCATGACGGAAAACGGTACGTTTATTGTTAACGGGTCGGAGCGCGTGATTGTCAGTCAATTGCACCGGTCACCCGGCATCTTTTTTGATCACGATAAAGGGAAAACGGTTGCTTCCGGCAAACTGATTTACTCGGCAAGAGTGATTCCCATCCGTGGTTCTTGGCTGGATCTGGAATTTGATTCCAAAGATCTGCTCTATGTCAGGATCGACCGCCGCCGGAAAATGCCTGTCACCATTCTGTTGAAGGCCATGGGCAATTCGACGGAATTTATCCTGAACTATTTTTACCATATTGAGAAAATAACCCTCGAAGGTGAGAAAGTTTATTTTGCGGTCGATGAATCCCTGACGGGGCAGAAAGCGCCTGAAGATATTAAAGACCCGAAAAGCGACGACGCGATTGTTAAAAAAGGCCGTAAACTTACCAAGCCCCTGCTTAAGAAGGTTATGGATGCCGGGGTTAAGCGCGTGGCCATTAAAGAGCCGGATTTGACAGGGAAAGTTCTTTCATCGGATGTTCATGATCCCGCAACGGGAGAAATTCTTTTCCGATGCAATGAAGAGTTGCCGTTAAATGGACTCGAAATCGCCCAGGAGAAGGGCGTCAAAGAATTAAAATTCATTCACATTGATGAAGATATCGATAACGCCTCTATTCGCGATACGCTCTTGATGGATCACATCGATACCGCAGAAGACGCGATTATGGAAATATACCGAAGGCTTCGTCCCAGCAATCCTCCCACGCCGGAGACCGCGGCGAAGTTTTTCAACAGCCTCTTTTTCGAGCCGGAAACTTACGATTTATCGGATGTCGGCCGGGCTAAAATGAATTATAAACTGCACCTGAATGTTTCAACGGATTTAACCGTTTTGCGCAATGAAGATATTCTGGCGTCCGTCAAATATCTTATTGATCTGAAAAACGGCGCCGGCGAGTGCAGTGTTGATGATATTGATCACTTGGGAAACCGACGTGTTCGTTCCGTCGGTGAACTCATTGAAAATCAGTACCGCATCGGTCTGGTGCGCATGGAGCGGGCGATTAAAGAAAAAATGAGCCTGCAGGACATCGAAACCATGATGCCGCACGATCTGATTAACGCCAAACCGGTGTCCGCGGTGGTTAATGAATTTTTCGGTTCCAGTCAATTGTCCCAGTTTATGGATCAGACCAATCCGCTTTCGGAAATTACGCATAAGAGGCGTTTGTCGGCTCTGGGACCCGGTGGCTTGACCAGAGAGCGCGCCGGATTTGAAGTCCGCGACGTTCATTCAACACATTACGGACGTATCTGTCCTGTCGAAACGCCGGAAGGCCCGAATATCGGCTTGATTGTTTCGCTTTCCACCTATGCCCGCGTCAATGAATTCGGTTTCATCGAAACGCCTTACCGGATGGTCGAAAATGGTAAAGTGCTGGAAGACGTAAAGTTTATGACAGCCATTGAAGAAGAAAATCAGCTGATTGCGCCCGCCGATCGACCGCTCGATAAAAAAGGAAGATTTGAGGAAGAATTGATTTCTGTCAGAAAAGGCGGCGACTTTATTTCGGCGATGCCTGAAGAAATCAAAATGATGGATATTGCACCCAATCAACTCGTCTCCGTGGCTGCTGCGCTCATTCCGTTTCTGGAACATGACGATGCCAACCGCGCGCTCATGGGATCCAACATGCAGCGTCAGGCTGTGCCGCTGATGTGTCCCGAAGTGCCGGTGGTAGGCACGGGTATGGAAGCCATTGTTGCGCGGGATTCCGGTGCCGTTGTGGTGGCCAGGCGATCCGGTGTCGTAGAAACGGTAGATGCTTCGCGCATAGTGGTTCGTGCCGATAAACCGGAAGAAGACGGACTGGATACCGGTGTGGATATTTATACCTTATCCAAATATCAGCGCTCCAATCAGGATACCTGCTTTAACCAGAAACCCATTGTTGCCGTTGGTGATCGTGTCCACAAAAGAGATATTCTGGCTGATGGTCCCGCGACGGACAACGGCGAACTGGCTCTGGGCCGCAATGTTATGGTCGCTTTCATGTCCTGGGGCGGGTACAACTACGAAGACTCCATCCTGGTCAGTGAAAGGATCGTCAAGGAAGATATTTACACATCGATTCACATCGAAGAATTTGAAACCATGGCCCGTGACACCAAGCTGGGCAAGGAAGAAATAACACGGGATATTCCCAACGTCGGCGAAGAGGCGCTCAGAAATCTTGACGAAAGCGGCATTATACGCATCGGCGTTTCCGTAAAACCGGGAGATATTCTGGTTGGCAAGATTACGCCTAAAGGCGAAACACAGTTGTCCGCGGAAGAAAAACTGCTTCGTGCCATATTCGGCGAGAAAGCCAGCGATGTGCGTGATACGTCCCTGCGTGTCCCGCCCGGTGTGGAAGGCACTGTTATCGATGCGAAAATATTCACACGCAAAGGCGCCGACAAGGATTTGCGTTCGCAGTCCATCGAAGAAGATGCCATAGAGCGTTTAACGAAGGACCGCGATGATGAAATCCGCATTCTTGCGGAATCCATCAAAAAGGACATTGCTAAACTTGTAATCGGCAAAACAGCAGCAGGCAAAATTGTCGATGTCAAAAAGAAGACCCTTCTGAAAAAGGGTGACAAAATCACCAAGGAAATCTGGGTGGATATTCCTTTTACTTACTGGAAGGATATTACGCTTGCTGAAAACGACGGTTCGGAAGAAAAACTGACGAATCTGCTTTCCATTATGGAAAGAAAAATAGATTTTGTCAAAGCGCATTTTGAAGAAAAGCTCGATAAAATTAAGGCCAGCGACGAGTTGCCGCCGGGTGTCATCAAGATGGTGAAAGTCTATGTTGCCATTAAAAGGAAGCTGTCCGTCGGCGATAAGATGGCGGGCCGTCACGGCAACAAAGGCGTTCTGTCCAGAATTCTTCCCGAAGAAGACATGCCCTATTTTGCGGATGGTTCAACAGTCGATATTATTCTGAATCCGCTGGGCGTTCCTTCCCGTATGAACGTCGGGCAGATTCTCGAAACCCATTTAGGCTGGGCGGCAAAATCGATCGGCGAAGGTTTAAACGAATTACTGGAAAAAAACAACAACCTGAATCAGATCAAAAATGAGTTGAAAAAGACGTATTCCACCCCGGAATTTGATGATTACCTGGATAAAGCTTCTGCGGAAGATATCAAACGGTTTGTCGGCCGCCTGAAAAAAGGCATGCTGGTGGCAAGCCCCGTGTTTGACGGCTGTCCCGAACCTCAGATTCGTAAATTACTGGATACGGCGGGATTGCCGGAAGCAGGGCAGAGCCTCTTGTTTGATGGCCGGACCGGTGAACCATTCGATCAGGAAGTGACGGTCGGCATCATTTACATGCTGAAACTGCATCATCTTGTTGATAATAAAATTCATGCCCGTTCCATCGGACCCTATTCGCTGGTCACTCAACAGCCTCTGGGTGGTAAGGCGCAGTTCGGCGGTCAGAGACTGGGCGAAATGGAAGTGTGGGCAATGGAAGCTTATGGCGCTTCTTACACCCTGCAGGAATTCTTGACGGTCAAATCCGATGACGTCGCAGGACGAACGCGGATTTATGAGTCGATCGTCAAGGGTGAACATACATTCGAGCCGGGTCTTCCGGAATCCTTCAATGTGCTGGTGAAGGAACTCCAGAGTCTCGGGTTAGACGTGGAATTGATTGAGGAAGAATAA